From Microlunatus capsulatus, a single genomic window includes:
- a CDS encoding GntR family transcriptional regulator, with protein MITVDHASAVPPFEQIRTQLADQVRSGTLAAGHRLPSIRQLAGDLQVATGTVARAYAELEAAGLLTTSRASGTRVRDGQAVDLELRRAAERFVRLARQRSVPLADALGTVRAVWSGVDG; from the coding sequence TTGATCACCGTCGACCACGCCAGCGCCGTCCCCCCGTTCGAGCAGATCCGGACCCAGCTGGCCGACCAGGTGCGCAGCGGGACCCTGGCCGCCGGTCACCGGCTGCCCTCGATCCGCCAGCTCGCCGGCGACCTGCAGGTGGCGACGGGCACCGTCGCCCGGGCCTACGCCGAGCTGGAGGCGGCCGGCCTGCTCACCACCAGCCGCGCCAGCGGGACCCGGGTCCGCGACGGGCAGGCCGTCGACCTGGAGCTGCGCCGGGCCGCCGAGCGCTTCGTCCGGCTGGCTCGCCAGCGGTCGGTGCCCCTCGCCGACGCCCTCGGCACGGTGCGCGCGGTCTGGTCGGGCGTCGACGGCTGA
- a CDS encoding purine-nucleoside phosphorylase, with protein sequence MSTDPYALAEEAAAALRDRFALESIDLAFVLGSGWSAAADDLGEVLGRCPLAELPGFAAPTVVGHGGELRVVRTGSGKVAALFTGRTHYYEGKGVAQVVHGVRTAAAAGARTLVLTNGCGGLNPAWSPGTAVLIRDHVNLTAATPLVGARFVDMTDAYAPRLRDLARTVDAELAEGVYVQFPGPSYETPAEVRMAGVLGGDLVGMSTALETIAAREAGLEVLGISLVTNLAAGISPTPLHHAEVLEAGRAAVPQLSRLLAGLGAAL encoded by the coding sequence ATGTCGACTGACCCGTACGCCCTGGCCGAGGAGGCCGCCGCGGCGCTCCGCGACCGCTTCGCGCTGGAGAGCATCGACCTGGCCTTCGTGCTGGGCTCGGGCTGGTCCGCGGCCGCCGACGACCTCGGCGAGGTCCTCGGCCGCTGCCCGCTGGCCGAGCTGCCGGGCTTCGCGGCCCCCACCGTCGTCGGGCACGGCGGCGAGCTGCGGGTCGTCCGCACCGGCAGCGGCAAGGTGGCGGCCCTGTTCACCGGCCGGACGCACTACTACGAGGGGAAGGGCGTCGCCCAGGTCGTGCACGGCGTCCGCACCGCCGCCGCCGCGGGCGCCCGCACCCTGGTGCTGACCAACGGCTGCGGCGGGCTGAACCCCGCCTGGTCCCCCGGCACGGCCGTGCTGATCCGCGACCACGTCAACCTCACCGCCGCCACCCCGCTGGTCGGGGCACGCTTCGTCGACATGACCGACGCCTACGCCCCGCGGCTGCGCGACCTGGCCCGGACAGTCGACGCCGAGCTGGCCGAGGGCGTCTACGTCCAGTTCCCCGGCCCGAGCTACGAGACCCCCGCCGAGGTGCGGATGGCCGGCGTGCTGGGCGGCGACCTCGTCGGCATGTCGACCGCGCTGGAGACCATCGCCGCCCGCGAGGCGGGTCTCGAGGTGCTCGGCATCTCGCTGGTCACCAACCTGGCCGCCGGCATCTCCCCTACCCCGCTGCACCACGCCGAGGTCCTGGAGGCCGGCCGCGCCGCCGTCCCGCAGCTGAGCCGCCTGCTGGCCGGGCTCGGCGCGGCGCTCTGA
- a CDS encoding MFS transporter — protein sequence MTTRSSSPTRAQRLDVLPFTREHRRLLVGSGTGWALDALDVGLVSFIIAQLTVQWRLTPGEASWIASIGFVGMAIGAAVGGLLADRFGRRQVFALTLLAYGLMTGVSALSWSLAALLVFRFLVGLGLGAELPVASTLVSEFAPARIRGRVVVVLESFWAVGWTLAALIGFLVVPRGDDGWRWALALGAVPALYAVVVRLGLPESVRFLESAGRHDEAERVVRRFEDSADGRRAAGAPPEPDEPAEAAGAATGGRVAALWARPLRRRTAALWAVWFCVNFSYYGAFIWLPSLLYASGFSLVRSFGYTLLITLAQLPGYAVAAVLVERWGRRRTLVAALVGSAAAAALFAGAGSTATVLTAGMLLSFFNLGAWGALYAVTPELYPTSLRGTGAGWAAGVGRIASVVAPLCVPLLSGAGGTGLVFGVFAGVFVLAAAAATALPELRGRALAEG from the coding sequence GTGACCACCCGCAGCAGCAGCCCGACGCGGGCCCAGCGGCTCGACGTCCTGCCGTTCACCCGCGAGCACCGGCGCCTGCTGGTGGGCTCGGGCACCGGCTGGGCGCTCGACGCGCTGGACGTCGGGCTGGTCTCGTTCATCATCGCCCAGCTCACCGTGCAGTGGCGGCTGACGCCCGGAGAGGCGTCCTGGATCGCCTCGATCGGCTTCGTGGGGATGGCGATCGGGGCGGCGGTGGGCGGGCTCCTCGCCGACCGCTTCGGCCGGCGGCAGGTGTTCGCGCTCACCCTGCTGGCCTACGGGCTGATGACCGGCGTCTCCGCGCTGTCCTGGTCGCTGGCGGCCCTGCTGGTCTTCCGCTTCCTCGTCGGCCTCGGGCTCGGCGCCGAGCTGCCCGTGGCCTCCACGCTGGTCAGCGAGTTCGCGCCCGCGCGGATCCGGGGCCGGGTCGTCGTCGTGCTGGAGTCGTTCTGGGCCGTCGGCTGGACCCTGGCGGCGCTCATCGGCTTCCTCGTCGTCCCCCGCGGCGACGACGGCTGGCGCTGGGCGCTGGCCCTCGGCGCCGTGCCCGCCCTGTACGCCGTCGTCGTCCGGCTGGGGCTGCCGGAGTCCGTCCGCTTCCTGGAGTCGGCGGGCCGCCACGACGAGGCCGAGCGCGTGGTGCGCCGCTTCGAGGACTCCGCCGACGGCCGCCGCGCCGCGGGAGCCCCGCCCGAGCCCGACGAGCCGGCCGAGGCCGCCGGCGCGGCGACCGGCGGCCGGGTGGCCGCCCTGTGGGCACGACCGCTCCGCCGGCGCACGGCCGCGCTCTGGGCCGTCTGGTTCTGCGTCAACTTCTCCTACTACGGCGCCTTCATCTGGCTCCCCAGCCTGCTCTACGCCTCGGGGTTCTCGCTGGTCCGCTCGTTCGGCTACACGCTGCTCATCACCCTCGCCCAGCTGCCGGGCTACGCCGTGGCGGCGGTGCTGGTGGAGCGCTGGGGGCGGCGCCGCACCCTCGTCGCCGCCCTGGTGGGCTCGGCCGCCGCGGCCGCGCTGTTCGCCGGCGCGGGCAGCACGGCCACGGTGCTGACGGCGGGGATGCTGCTCTCGTTCTTCAACCTCGGCGCCTGGGGCGCCCTGTACGCGGTGACGCCGGAGCTCTACCCCACCTCGCTGCGCGGCACCGGGGCGGGCTGGGCCGCGGGCGTCGGCCGGATCGCCTCGGTGGTCGCCCCCCTGTGCGTGCCCCTGCTGAGCGGGGCCGGCGGCACCGGCCTGGTCTTCGGCGTCTTCGCCGGGGTGTTCGTCCTGGCCGCCGCGGCGGCGACCGCCCTGCCCGAGCTCCGCGGGCGGGCGCTGGCCGAGGGCTGA
- a CDS encoding NAD(P)H-quinone dehydrogenase: MTRVVIVGGGPGGYEAALVGSQLGGEVTLIDTDGLGGSAVLTDCVPSKTLIATAEVMTEVRASAELGLRFGDAESGHADAVVSVDLAAVNARVLDLARKQSDDICERIQRENVELVIGRGRLDGPDRVVAQTAEGERSFDADVVLLATGARPRQLASAQPDGERILNWTQLYNLTELPERLIVVGSGVTGAEFASAYDALGSEVVLISSRDRVLPGEDADAAQVLEDVFARRGLTVLQRSRAETVTRDGDSVTVTLSDGREVVGSHCLVAVGSIPNTSDMGLAESGVEVSDAGFITVDRVSRTSARSVYAAGDCTGVFALASVAAMQGRIAMWHALGDAVSPLDLKTVSANVFTAPEIATVGVSQTQVDAGEVQARTVTLPLRGNPRAKMQGSRDGFVKLFCRSVTGIVIGGVVVAPRASELIYPVAIAVAERLTVDQVSQSFTVYPSMTGSLAEAARRLHGTRSIIS; this comes from the coding sequence GTGACTCGCGTGGTGATCGTCGGTGGTGGACCCGGTGGGTACGAGGCCGCCCTCGTCGGCAGCCAGCTGGGCGGCGAGGTGACGTTGATCGACACCGACGGCCTCGGCGGTTCGGCCGTGCTGACCGACTGCGTGCCCTCCAAGACCTTGATCGCGACGGCCGAGGTGATGACGGAGGTCCGCGCCTCCGCCGAGCTGGGCCTGCGCTTCGGCGACGCCGAGAGCGGGCACGCCGACGCCGTCGTCAGCGTCGACCTGGCCGCGGTGAACGCTCGGGTGCTCGACCTGGCGCGCAAGCAGTCCGACGACATCTGCGAGCGGATCCAGCGTGAGAACGTCGAGCTGGTCATCGGCCGCGGCCGGCTCGACGGGCCCGACCGGGTCGTCGCCCAGACCGCCGAGGGCGAGCGCAGCTTCGACGCCGACGTGGTCCTGCTGGCCACCGGCGCCCGGCCGCGTCAGCTGGCCTCCGCGCAGCCCGACGGCGAGCGGATCCTCAACTGGACCCAGCTCTACAACCTCACCGAGCTGCCGGAGCGGCTGATCGTCGTCGGGTCCGGCGTCACCGGCGCCGAGTTCGCCAGCGCCTACGACGCCCTGGGCTCCGAGGTCGTGCTCATCTCCTCCCGCGACCGGGTGCTGCCCGGCGAGGACGCCGACGCCGCCCAGGTGCTGGAGGACGTCTTCGCCCGCCGCGGCCTGACGGTCCTGCAGCGCTCCCGCGCCGAGACCGTGACCCGGGACGGCGACTCGGTCACCGTCACCCTCAGCGACGGCCGGGAGGTCGTCGGCTCGCACTGCCTGGTGGCCGTCGGCTCGATCCCCAACACCTCCGACATGGGCCTGGCCGAGTCCGGCGTCGAGGTCAGCGACGCCGGCTTCATCACCGTCGACCGGGTCTCGCGCACCTCGGCCCGCAGCGTCTACGCCGCCGGCGACTGCACGGGCGTCTTCGCCCTCGCCTCGGTCGCCGCCATGCAGGGCCGGATCGCCATGTGGCACGCGCTCGGCGACGCCGTCTCCCCGCTGGACCTCAAGACCGTCTCGGCCAACGTCTTCACCGCCCCCGAGATCGCGACGGTCGGGGTCAGCCAGACCCAGGTCGACGCCGGCGAGGTGCAGGCCCGGACGGTGACCCTGCCGCTCCGGGGCAACCCGCGGGCCAAGATGCAGGGCAGCCGCGACGGCTTCGTCAAGCTGTTCTGCCGCAGCGTCACCGGCATCGTCATCGGCGGCGTGGTCGTGGCCCCGCGGGCCAGCGAGCTGATCTACCCGGTGGCCATCGCCGTCGCCGAGCGGCTGACGGTGGACCAGGTCTCCCAGTCCTTCACCGTCTACCCCTCGATGACCGGCTCGCTGGCCGAGGCCGCACGCCGGCTGCACGGCACCCGCTCGATCATCAGCTGA
- a CDS encoding putative quinol monooxygenase produces MYLIVVKFETTPDWTERWPDLVAGFTAATRQEPGNLWFEWSRSLEEPHVFVLVEAFTDDGAGPHVSSPHFARAMEEMRPALASTPRIVSRQVEGSGWDTMGELQVD; encoded by the coding sequence ATGTACCTCATCGTCGTGAAGTTCGAGACCACGCCGGACTGGACCGAGCGCTGGCCGGACCTGGTGGCGGGCTTCACCGCCGCCACCCGGCAGGAGCCCGGCAACCTCTGGTTCGAGTGGTCGCGCAGCCTCGAGGAGCCGCACGTCTTCGTCCTCGTCGAGGCCTTCACCGACGACGGCGCCGGCCCGCACGTCAGCAGCCCGCACTTCGCCCGCGCCATGGAGGAGATGCGGCCGGCCCTGGCCAGCACGCCACGGATCGTCAGCCGTCAGGTCGAGGGCAGCGGCTGGGACACGATGGGCGAGCTGCAGGTCGACTGA
- a CDS encoding gamma-glutamylcyclotransferase family protein: MLYAAYGSNLDPAQMAERCPHSPLRGTGWLQGWRLTFGGEGWDGPLPTVVEQPDEHVFVGLYDVTAPDEQSLDIWESANSGLYEKVRVRVETLEGELAAWVYVLHDFEGGVPSARTLGILADAAEAAGAPKDYLTELRGRPCTSGW; encoded by the coding sequence GTGCTGTACGCCGCCTACGGAAGCAACCTGGACCCCGCCCAGATGGCTGAGCGCTGCCCGCACTCCCCCTTGCGGGGCACGGGCTGGCTGCAGGGCTGGCGGCTGACGTTCGGCGGGGAGGGCTGGGACGGACCGCTGCCGACCGTCGTCGAGCAGCCCGACGAGCACGTCTTCGTCGGCCTCTACGACGTCACCGCGCCCGACGAGCAGTCCCTCGACATCTGGGAGAGCGCCAACTCGGGGCTGTACGAGAAGGTGCGGGTCCGCGTCGAGACGCTGGAGGGCGAGCTGGCCGCCTGGGTCTACGTCCTGCACGACTTCGAGGGCGGCGTGCCCAGCGCGCGCACCCTCGGCATCCTCGCCGACGCGGCCGAGGCCGCCGGCGCCCCGAAGGACTACCTGACCGAGCTGCGCGGCCGGCCCTGCACCAGCGGCTGGTGA
- a CDS encoding phospho-sugar mutase, with product MSDSAIDDLARTVAAWTAQDPDPATRAEAEERLDRARSGDADARAALADAFGSRLAFGTAGLRGALGAGPNRMNRVVVGQAAAGLAGYLLAHDAGGQRVLVGYDARHGSAVFARDTAEILAAAGFETLLTAAPTPTPVVAFGIRHLGCAAAVVVTASHNPPQDNGYKVYLGDGSQIVPPADAEIAAEIARVAAGDLADVPRSPAYRVVGDELLDAYRDRVASLVHADAPRDLRWVYTPMHGVGGALVEQVVAAAGFPAARVVAAQAEPDPDFPTVPFPNPEEPGAIDLALAEAEAAGADLVVANDPDADRCAAAVVVDGGWRMLSGDELGALLGDDALRRGVRGTYACSVVSSTLLSRLAAASAQPFVATLTGFKWIGRVPGLAFGYEEAIGYCVDPQAVPDKDGISALVRVLALAAELRAHGRTLADRLDEIARVHGVHHTSQLSVRVADLALIGEAMARLRAAPPSTLAGEPVVVEDLAPGSAALPPTDAVLLRGASTQVVVRPSGTEPKLKCYLEVREDPTADLVAARARARDRMAQVRTEMSTALGL from the coding sequence GTGAGCGACTCCGCCATCGACGACCTGGCCCGCACCGTCGCCGCCTGGACCGCGCAGGACCCCGACCCGGCCACCCGCGCCGAGGCCGAGGAGCGCCTGGACCGCGCCCGGTCCGGGGACGCCGACGCCCGCGCCGCGCTGGCCGACGCCTTCGGCAGCCGGCTCGCCTTCGGCACCGCCGGCCTGCGCGGCGCCCTGGGCGCCGGGCCCAACCGGATGAACCGCGTCGTCGTCGGCCAGGCTGCCGCCGGGCTGGCCGGCTACCTGCTCGCCCACGACGCCGGCGGGCAGCGGGTGCTGGTCGGCTACGACGCGCGGCACGGGTCGGCCGTCTTCGCCCGCGACACCGCGGAGATCCTCGCCGCGGCCGGCTTCGAGACGCTGCTGACCGCCGCCCCGACGCCCACCCCCGTCGTCGCCTTCGGCATCCGGCACCTCGGCTGCGCCGCGGCCGTCGTCGTCACCGCCTCGCACAACCCGCCGCAGGACAACGGCTACAAGGTCTACCTGGGCGACGGCTCCCAGATCGTCCCTCCGGCCGACGCCGAGATCGCGGCGGAGATCGCGCGGGTCGCCGCCGGGGACCTGGCCGACGTCCCGCGCAGCCCGGCCTACCGGGTCGTCGGCGATGAGCTGCTCGACGCCTACCGCGACCGGGTGGCGTCGCTGGTCCACGCCGACGCACCGCGGGACCTGCGCTGGGTCTACACCCCGATGCACGGCGTCGGCGGCGCGCTGGTCGAGCAGGTGGTCGCGGCCGCGGGGTTCCCCGCCGCGCGGGTGGTCGCCGCCCAGGCCGAGCCCGACCCCGACTTCCCCACCGTGCCCTTCCCCAACCCGGAGGAGCCGGGCGCCATCGACCTCGCCCTCGCCGAGGCGGAGGCGGCCGGGGCCGACCTCGTCGTCGCCAACGACCCGGACGCCGACCGCTGCGCCGCGGCCGTGGTCGTCGACGGCGGCTGGCGGATGCTGTCCGGCGACGAGCTGGGCGCGCTGCTCGGCGACGACGCCCTGCGCCGCGGCGTCCGCGGCACCTACGCCTGCTCGGTCGTCTCCAGCACCCTGCTGTCCCGGCTGGCCGCCGCGTCGGCCCAGCCCTTCGTCGCCACCCTCACCGGCTTCAAGTGGATCGGCCGGGTCCCCGGCCTGGCCTTCGGCTACGAGGAGGCCATCGGCTACTGCGTCGACCCGCAGGCCGTGCCGGACAAGGACGGCATCTCGGCCCTCGTCCGGGTGCTGGCGCTGGCCGCCGAGCTGCGGGCGCACGGCCGCACGCTGGCCGACCGGCTGGACGAGATCGCCCGGGTGCACGGCGTCCACCACACCAGCCAGCTGTCGGTCCGGGTCGCCGACCTCGCCCTGATCGGCGAGGCGATGGCCCGGCTGCGCGCCGCCCCACCCTCGACCCTGGCCGGCGAGCCGGTCGTGGTGGAGGACCTGGCCCCCGGCTCGGCCGCGCTGCCCCCGACCGACGCCGTGCTGCTGCGCGGCGCCAGCACCCAGGTCGTCGTCCGGCCCTCCGGCACCGAGCCCAAGCTCAAGTGCTACCTGGAGGTCCGCGAGGACCCGACGGCCGACCTCGTCGCCGCCCGCGCCCGCGCCCGGGACCGGATGGCGCAGGTCCGCACCGAGATGAGCACCGCCCTCGGCCTCTGA
- the lat gene encoding L-lysine 6-transaminase has product MAERTHVSPAEVHEVLGRHVLTDGMKLVVDLRRSRGSRLVDARTGERYLDLYTFFASAPLGINPPGLADDPTFLAELAEVAANKPANPDMYTTAYAEFVATFVRVLGDPALPHLFFVEGGALAVENALKAAFDWKSRHNEAAGRDRRLGTKVLHLTHAFHGRSGYTLSLTNTEPGKTDRFPQFDWPRIDVPAVRFPLADHLAEVEAAEQHALEQARQAFAAHPHDIAAFIAEPIQGEGGDNHVRAEFFAALRDIVHAHDALFVFDEVQTGVGTTGSAWAYQQLGVQPDLVAFSKKTQVGGVMGGGRVDEVPDNVFTVSGRINSTWGGGLTDMVRSRRLLEIIEAEGLIEQAGPKGERLQAGLRAHAEAHGLVDNVRGRGLFVACDLPDTATRAALVADLHDVEHVIVLPCGPRSVRFRPALSITEDEVDEAVAAFGRSLARTAAPARQLQESAR; this is encoded by the coding sequence ATGGCAGAGCGCACGCACGTCTCCCCCGCCGAGGTGCACGAGGTGCTGGGGCGGCACGTCCTCACCGACGGGATGAAGCTCGTCGTCGACCTGCGGCGCAGCCGCGGCTCGCGGCTGGTGGACGCCCGCACGGGCGAGCGCTACCTCGACCTCTACACGTTCTTCGCCTCGGCCCCCCTGGGCATCAACCCGCCCGGGCTGGCCGACGACCCGACCTTCCTGGCCGAGCTGGCCGAGGTCGCCGCCAACAAGCCGGCCAACCCGGACATGTACACCACGGCCTACGCCGAGTTCGTCGCCACCTTCGTCCGCGTGCTGGGCGACCCGGCCCTGCCGCACCTGTTCTTCGTCGAGGGCGGGGCGCTGGCGGTGGAGAACGCGCTCAAGGCCGCCTTCGACTGGAAGAGCCGGCACAACGAGGCCGCCGGCCGCGACCGCCGGCTGGGCACCAAGGTGCTGCACCTGACCCACGCCTTCCACGGCCGCTCGGGCTACACGCTCTCGCTCACCAACACCGAGCCCGGCAAGACCGACCGCTTCCCGCAGTTCGACTGGCCGCGCATCGACGTGCCCGCCGTCCGCTTCCCGCTCGCCGACCACCTGGCCGAGGTCGAGGCCGCCGAGCAGCACGCGCTGGAGCAGGCCCGGCAGGCGTTCGCCGCGCACCCGCACGACATCGCCGCCTTCATCGCCGAGCCGATCCAGGGCGAGGGCGGGGACAACCACGTCCGGGCCGAGTTCTTCGCCGCCCTGCGCGACATCGTGCACGCCCACGACGCGCTGTTCGTCTTCGACGAGGTCCAGACCGGCGTCGGGACCACCGGGAGCGCCTGGGCCTACCAGCAGCTGGGCGTCCAGCCGGACCTCGTCGCGTTCTCGAAGAAGACCCAGGTGGGCGGGGTGATGGGCGGCGGCCGGGTCGACGAGGTGCCCGACAACGTCTTCACCGTCTCGGGCCGGATCAACTCCACGTGGGGCGGCGGGCTCACCGACATGGTCCGCTCGCGCCGGCTGCTCGAGATCATCGAGGCCGAGGGGCTGATCGAGCAGGCAGGACCTAAGGGCGAGCGGCTGCAGGCCGGGCTGCGCGCGCACGCCGAGGCGCACGGCCTGGTGGACAACGTCCGCGGCCGCGGGCTCTTCGTCGCCTGCGACCTCCCCGACACCGCGACCCGGGCTGCCCTCGTCGCCGACCTGCACGACGTCGAGCACGTCATCGTGCTGCCCTGCGGCCCGCGGTCGGTCCGCTTCCGTCCCGCCCTGTCCATCACCGAGGATGAGGTCGACGAGGCAGTCGCCGCCTTCGGCCGCTCGCTCGCCCGCACCGCCGCCCCCGCACGCCAGCTCCAGGAGTCCGCCCGATGA